The DNA sequence TCTGCTCCAGAACACCTGCGGCCAGTCCTCGCCAGCCGGCATGGGCCGCCCCGACCACGGTCCCGGCATGGTCGCAGAACAGTACCGGCAAGCAATCGGCGGTCATCATCACGCAGACGGCACCAGGCGTGCTGCTGATGCAGGCATCAGCGCAGGCATCGTCCGGCAGCGCGGCCGCGTCCAGCACATTCACGCCATGCACCTGGGTCAACCAGGCCGGCTCGGCAGGCAGCAGGCGGCGCAGCAAGGCGCGGTTGCGTGCTACCAGGGCGGGATCATCCTCGACATGCGTCCCCAGGTTCAGGCCGCCGCCACCCTGCCCGTCATCATACGGGGCAGGACTGTATCCACCAGCACGCAGCGTAGTCAGCGCGCCGATGTTGGCTGGCGCAGCCCAGTCGGGGATCAGCAGTTCCATGGATATCCGACCTCAATACTCATCATCGTCTTCATCGTAGTCGCCCAGCACCGGATCGGCTTCTTCGCTCATCTCGGGGATCACGGCCAAGTCCGGGTCGATGCCGGCGCGCTGGAGCAGAGCTTCGATGTCCGGCGGCAAGGGCGCGGCCCACTGGCGGAACTTGCCCGAGGTCGGATGCACCAGGCCCAGGCGACCAGCAAGCAGCGCCTGGCGCGGGAACACCGGCGCCAGGTGCTGCTTGCCATAAAGCGAATCTCCCACCAGCGCGAAGCCCAGCGACTGCAGATGCACGCGAATCTGGTGGGTGCGCCCGGTTTCCAGGCGGCAATGCACCAGGCTAACCGGCTTGCGGTCGATCTCGCCCGTGGCCAG is a window from the Herbaspirillum rubrisubalbicans genome containing:
- the pgeF gene encoding peptidoglycan editing factor PgeF — protein: MELLIPDWAAPANIGALTTLRAGGYSPAPYDDGQGGGGLNLGTHVEDDPALVARNRALLRRLLPAEPAWLTQVHGVNVLDAAALPDDACADACISSTPGAVCVMMTADCLPVLFCDHAGTVVGAAHAGWRGLAAGVLEQTVAAMRARGADQIMAWLGAAIGADNFEVGAEVRETFLAQQAQADAAFRPYPGRPGKYLADIYRLARQRLAMVEVRDVSGGGLCTVADTRFYSYRRDRTTGRMGSLIWLK